In Bombina bombina isolate aBomBom1 chromosome 6, aBomBom1.pri, whole genome shotgun sequence, a single genomic region encodes these proteins:
- the CDPF1 gene encoding cysteine-rich DPF motif domain-containing protein 1, with the protein MELDESLQPKGIFECQLCRLSVPYTYFGQKPPNTHSLVLLEESFIMKDPFSPDKDAFLILGSPCSLCNRVVCVGTECSLFYAKRFCLPCVLKNKDGFPPEIRQDLDKRKSQSKS; encoded by the exons ATGGAACTTGATGAATCACTTCAGCCAAAGGGAATATTTGAGTGCCAGTTATGCAGATTATCTGTCCCGTACACATACTTTGGTCAGAAACCTCCAAATACACATTCCCTTGT ACTCCTGGAGGAGAGTTTTATTATGAAAGACCCCTTCTCTCCTGACAAAGACGCATTTCTGATTCTTGGATCTCCGTGTAGTTTGTGCAATCGAGTGGTCTGTGTCGGCACT gaatgCAGTCTTTTCTATGCCAAACGATTTTGTCTTCCCTGTGTCCTCAAGAACAAAGATGGGTTTCCTCCGGAGATTCGACAAGACCTGGATAAAAGGAAGAGCCAATCAAAATCTTAG